The genomic region TCTctgtccttcctctgcagttccAGGGCTACAGGCCTGCTGAGAAGAGGGACCATCCTGCATCCCCGGTAATGGCCACCCTGTGTCCCAGGGTGGCCAGGGGAAGCAACCTAGCCTGTCCTGGAAAGACAGAGTCCACCGGGAAGGCAGACCACACTGACAAGTACGAGTAAATGAGAAGGCCTTGCAGACAGCGACCGAGGGGGGAGCCTTGAAGAGGGTGGCCAGGAAGGCCACTCCGAGGAAGCAGCAGGGGAGCTGAGACGTCCTCAGCGCAGGGAAACAAACGGCTTGGCCCAGGCCTCACAGTAAGTTCAGGTGGAGCCAGGCTAGGACCTGTCTTTAGACTCCCATTCTAGTCATCGCCCTCCTTCTAGAAACATCCTTCTCTTGGGTTCTGACATGTTCTTCTGGTGTCGCTCTTACCCTGTTGGGCGTTGCTTCTCTGCGTCCTTGACTGGCTCACGGTCCTCCCAGTGCTGGCTGGTCCCAGCCCTTCTCCGTCTGGAAGGTGGGTTTTCACCCGCTCCCCTATCTACACCCTGACGAGTCCCGAACGGCCACCTACGTCCCTCGCCTCTCCTCTAAGTTCCAGTGTCCTGCTCGACCTCTCCACCCGGATGTCTAATGGTTCTCTTAGTTGGGACAATCTAAGTCAATATAATAGAGACCCCAAATTAGAGTAGCTTAAAAATATTCCGTTGATGGCTCTCTCACAAAATAGCTCCAAGGGAAATGTTTCGGGTTGGTAGCTCCATCCCACAGGGTCCTTTAGGGACCCAGACTGATGATGGCACTGCTGTCTTTAACACGAAACCTCCAGGGCTTCCAGCCAGTGTGAGGGAAAGAACACGGAAATCCCGGGCGGCAATTTCTTCTTAAGCAAGTGAGACAGAAGTCTGACTTCTGCTCCCTTCCACAGATGAGAGCTTAGACACACAGCCCCACGGAGCTGCAAAGGAAGCTGGGAAGTGGGCCCAGCTGTGTGGACAGCTAGCAGTCTCTACCACGCTCCACCCCCTAGAATGGTGAGGCCTTCCCGCCCTGGTGGTGGGGGACCCCCCTTCTCTGGGGGCAGCCTCCTCATCCTGTGTCTCCCTGGCCCCCGGCTTTGCCTTTGACACATTCCTCCTTGTCTGTGGCTCTCCACCCAACAGGGTGTTGAAAGTCTGTCCTCCTTGAGTGCTTATTTAGGTTGGGGCAATCATGGGCTTTTGAAGTCTAGCCTTTCAATTTTGTTGATAATAACAATCCCTTCAGGAACGTAGTAGGCTTTGGGTCTTTCTGCTTCTAGTCAGTTGCATGGGCAGTAACCACACACCAAGTTCCTTTCTTGATGGCGTTACTGTCTGTGTTGCCCAACCCACCTCTTTCTCTCCCAttttaaatgaaagtttaaaagTCCCTAAGGACATCTGAAATAATAGACTTGGATGACAAGGCAATACCCCTAAGAGAATACTTTGCCACAAGGGTGATTCCTTTGTTTGGCTTATTGTTTGGCCTAATAGACAGGCTTTGAGAAAGGCTCTGAGCGCCGATGGTCTGATCTCCTGTTCTTTGGGCAAAACCAGTTGGTTTTTCCAACCCTGAGGACAGTGATTTTCTCTGTTATCTCCTTTTCTGTTCATCTCCTCTTGCAAACCAGCCAATCTCTTTCTTGTAGTATCTTGCTAAAGGCAGCATCAAGCAGCCAACACATGCAAATGTTTTTGGCTCTTTCCAACCATTTTTCTAGAATTAGTGGCTCAAGTAGGCATGTGGTCTGCCTTCCAAATTATCACAGGTAATGTTTTTATTAAACGTTTTGTCACAACATAACAAGGGTCACTGGTTTTCCATTCTCCAGTATTTGTTTCCATGTTGCTCACCACCTGTTAGCCAAGCCAGTGCCACATGTTTTAGGGTTTTTATACATGGCAGTTTTCCATTCCTGGTACCAATTTCTGTATCAGAGTATTGCTAAGCTGCTATTAAAAGGAACTCCCCAATACAGTGGCTTTAGGATTAGAGAAATGAATTTTTCTCTCCCATAATATGGTTCTGATATGATCATTTCAGGCGTCACCCTGGTGGGTAGTGGATTTTGATGGGTAACCGGCAGACCCCAACCCCACAATGGCCCTCCCCTCTCCAACCTTCTCTTCCCCACACCCCTCCCTTGTATCAATGGCACCACCATCTAACATTTGCTGAGGCCAAATACAAAGATGTCAGCCTTGATTTCCAACCCCCTCCCCTCAACACCTCCTCCCGCCATCCAGTCCATCAGCAAGTTCTCTCAGTTCTATCCCCAAATCCCAAATCTGACCACTTCCCTACAGCTCCGTTTTCTTCACTCTCATCCAGGTCTTCAGTGTCTTATATCTGTGGTTCATGTAACGATCTTCTATGTGGGATCCCTGCTTCTTCCCCCACCCTTTCCAGTTACTCTTCACACGGCAGCCAGAGTGagcttttaaaaacatagaacggggcttccctggtggcgcagtggttgagaatctgcctgctaatgcaggggacacgggttcgagccctggtctgggaagatcccacataccgcggagcaactaggcccgtgagccacaactactgagcctgcgcgtctggagcctgtgctccgcaacaagagaggccacaatagtgagaggcccgcgcaccgcgacgaagagtggcccccgctcgccgcaactagagaaagccctcgcacagaaacgaagacccaacacagccaaaaataaataaattaaaaaaaaaaaaacaaaaaacatagaaCGGAACTCCCCTGCTCAGAATGCTCCAGTGCCTTACCATCGCCCTTAGGATAAAATGCAATCTcctgacatatgcacactactatatatgaaatagataactaataaggacctactgtaaagcacagggaactctactcggtactctgtaatgacctatatgggaaaagaatctaaaaaagagtggatatatgttgaTATATCACTgcttcactttgctatacagccgaaactaacacagcattgtaaatcaactatcctccaataaaaattaaaataaaataaataaataaataaatttttttaaaagaaaatgctaaCTCCTTAACACGGCCCTCAAGGCCTTTCGTGAGTGTCCTTACTTCTCATGCCCCTTGCCCCCTCTATTTTAGTCACATGGGTCTTCTTGCTGTTCCTGGAATAAGCCAAGCTCCTTCCTGCCTCACTGTCTTTACACCACATTCCCTCAGCCCTAAACATTCTCCCCGCACTGGTCACGCACCGGTTCCTTCTTTGTCCTCCACGGGGCAGACAGCTTCAGTGTAGTGTGTAAGCGAGAGGGCTTAGGAGCTAAGtcgtctgggtttgaatctcagctctgctgcttactagctgtgtgaccttggggaaaggtgcttagcttctctgtgccttggttttcctatctgtaaatggggatagtAAAAGTACTTGTTACCCAGGGCTGCTAAGAGGATTAAATAGTGAAcacattaaatgagttaatgcgtAAAAAGTGCTCAGAGCGTGGCATCTATTAAACACTTGGTGGCGCTACTATTGTCCTTTGGGGGGCACCTTAAATATCACCCACTCTGAGGAGCCTTTCCTTGCTCCCTCACCCCCCCCTCCACCTCTCCATCTGCATCGCTATCACATCACCCACAGTACATTTCTTGTTTAGGTGTTTATTGTCTGTCCCGCCCCCTTACCTAGACTGTCACTTTCATGAGCGCAGGGACTTTCCTGAGctggtacacagtaggttctcaataaatctttgttgaatggcTATGGAAGGAATGGAGGCCAAATTCCATGGATCCCCTCCTTTCTCAGCAGCCCCGTGAGCTGGCTGCTGGCACCCCAGGGCCATGTGTCAGAGCGATACTCACAGTTTCCTCTTGGGAGTCTGGGAACCCCGGGGAAGGGGACCTGCTCTTGGAAGCCAGCCGTGGGGTCATTGGTAGGTATCAACCCTTAGCAGGGGACTATGTGAGCAGGGACTCTGGAGTGGAGCCCACTTTTCCCCAGCAGTCTCTAATGGGCTAATTACttatcctctctgtgcctccactttctcatatgtaaaactgGGAGAATACGAATTACCTCACAGGACTGTTAGGAAGATGAAGtaggataatatatgtaaaacacagcTCACTGCCTAGCTTGGAGTAAAGCTCTCCAGATGGCTAGttatcattattgttgttgttagtgCCATATCTAAGTGTCATTCTTCTGAGCACGAATGGGGGTGCGCGAGGGCCTTGGGGGGGTGCGGGTAgtgaggagacagagagaagacaggGAAGAGAAGTGGACTGGAAAAATCAGGTGTGTTTGTATTCGTGCAAcatcgtgtgtgcgtgtgtgtatgtgtgtgtgtgtttggggagggaggtggcatGGATCCAAAGAGGACATCCAGTCCTTCCTCGGAACTCAGTTTTGGGGAGCCCGGGTGGCCTGGCTCTCCCTGCAGCAAGGAGACTGGGGGCTGCCCCCGCCCCGCGCGCTCAGCGCAGAACCCGCGCGGCCAAATAACCAAGCGCCTTGATTGTGCGCCTCTGGGATGAGGAGGCTGGAGAGGCGGCCCTGCGCCCCCGCGGCCGCCGCGGTTGGTCCAGACTTGGGGATCCCAGGGCGGGCAGGAGCCCTGCTCCGGGGCCACCCTGCGCCCCTGCTCCGCAGCGTTCTCCGGAGCCTCGGATGCTCCCGGAACCCCCGCGGGCGGGGCCTGCCTTCCGGAGCCGGGCTGGCGGGCGGCGCTGGGGAAAGGGCCGCGACTTTCCCAGAGTGGCGGGGCGACGTCAGGCGGAAGGGCGCGGGGCGCGCACGCTTTAAAAGGCATTTGCTGTCATCCGAGCTCGCAGCAGTGGGGGCAGGAGCCGGCTATATAAGCGGCGAGCCGGGCCGCCGCGGGGCAGACGGCGACAGCAGCGGCGGCGAGCGCCTCGGAGCGCAGCGGAGCAGCGTCCCCGTAGCCCCGCGCCCCTCGACGTGTCCGCCTGCCCTCCCGAGGAGCGCCGACCCGGGCCCGCGAGGGCCGCCGCCACCCCGCAGCAGATTTGGATCCCCCGCCCGGCGAGCCCCAGGCTGCTGCCTCCCGGGGGGCCCCGGCGCAGCGGCCGCCCCCGGAGagccccgccgccccgccgcccGGCCCCGAAGACGCCGGCAGCGCCATGGCGGCCGCCAAGCCCGGCGAGCTGGTGGGCATCTGCTCCAGCTACCAGGCAGTGATGCCGCACTTCGTGTGCCTGGCCGACGAGTTCCCACAGCCCGTGCGGCCCGCCAAGCTGTCCAAGGGCAAGGGCCGGCTGCGGCGGCCGCGCCAGTCCCGCTTCAAGACGCAGCCGGTGACCTTCGACGAGAtccaggaggtggaggaggagggcgtATCCCCCATGGAGGAAGAGAAGGCCAAGAAGTCGTTCCTGCAGAGCCTGGAGTGCCTGCGCCGCAGCACGCAGAGCCTGTCGCTGCAGAGGGAGCAGCTCGGCAGCTGCAAACTGAGGAACAGCCTGGACTCCAGCGACTCCGACTCGGCCCTGTGAGGGGCGCCGCCCGCAGCCGGGACTCGCGCGCCTCGGCGGCCCGCCGGGGACAGGTGTGCGAGCCCCTAGGGGCCCCGCCCCCCGGGGTCCCCCCGAGAACCGGGGACCGCCGCCCCTCGAGCGCTTTCACCCTCGCCCGGCTGCGAACTGGTCGGGGCGCCCCGAGCTGCGCTCGCCCTGGGCGGGCGCGCGCGCCGGGGCGCCAGGGAGGGGGCCAGCTTTCTCTGCCcttgtaaatgtttattttttaactcttccCAGTACGAACTCAGCTGTGAGTGTGTGCGGGGAGGCGCACCCTCGCTGAGTCGCCCCGGGTCACCAGGGCTTCCCGGAGAGCCGCTCCACGCCCTTGTCCGATGGTTTGCAACTCCGATTTTGCACACGGCTCCACCGTGCCCCCAGCGCACACCCGTTCACACTCACGCCCACACACTCTCGCTGAACACTTTTATAATTGTTAGGCGCGGCCGATGGGACTTGGGGCGCAGCGCAGCTGCTGCTGTGGCCGGAggattgatatttatttttgcattgcgATGGCTGACGGCGTTTATTTAACGATCTTTTTACCTGGATATGTCTGTGAGACTTCCGAACGGAGACAAATAAAGTCAATATATTTGCACAGTGCATTTCTCAAGGCTCTTGACTTCTTGAACCTTGAGGGCCCAGGCTCCCAAGACTGGGGGAGAAGTGGGGAGGATTCGCTGGAACGGGGGGCCGGGAATCCCCGGGTGGAGGCAACTCCACAAGCTTCGGTCACCGGAACGAGGTCGCATCCCCGGTGCCCGGGTCCATTACCCGCCTCCCCGGTGGATCCACCCGGCCCAGAGCTCTCCTGCCTCCCGGGTCTGTTCCCCATCGCCGGTGTCCAGGATGGGGTGGAGCAGCTAGGGAGGCGAAGGTTGGCGCTGTGAGGACGGAGAGCGCCTGCCTGGCGCAGCTGACCTCTCAGGGAGACCCGGGGCAGGTTCATCGCCCGGTACCCACCACAGAAGACCCCACTCACTCCGAGCCCTTTCCAGGCGACGGGTGGGGAGATGCCCGAGCCAGCGATAGGAGACCCAGGCGGGGATATGTGGGTGGTGGGGTCCGAAGGAGGGCTGGGAGCTGGCGAGAGTGTGGGTACGCCCTCAAAGTCGCCTGCGGGTGAGGGGGCCCCGCTGCCCCCGCGCTGACTCAGCGGAGTGCCAGGCGCTCCTGCGCTGCAGGAGCAAACGGCGGCTCTTTCGGTTCTTTGGtccttttctccatctcttcccTTTGCCCTCTTCAAGGTTCCTCAAGGAATCTGTCTTTGGTCAGAGCCTGAAGGGCGCTTGGGTACCACGgagttcccccccaccccgcccacacACACGCCTTtgcttacagatgagaaaacaaactaGCAGAGAGGGAAAGGTCACGTGAAGAGCAGGGGCCGCGCAGCCCGCGGTCCTGACTCCGCGTCCAGTGCTCCTTGCGTCACACGACTCTGTCTTTCCAGTGCTTTCCGTCAGCTGCCTGCATCCCTGTCTACGCCCTGAATCCTCTGGGTTAGCAGTGTAAGAGGCTCCTCCGGCCCGTTGTGGTAATAGGGGTAATAAACCACATTCGGTTGAGGAGGGCAGGTCCTCACACTTGGggccccctcccagcccacccctccagGAACACTCCAGACTTGAGCCACCAGCGCCAGGCTTTCCGCTGAGCAGTTTAGAGAGACGCGGAGAGGGTGGATGCGCTTCCTACTCCTCTCTCTCCGGGTCGCCGCGTGTCTGTGCTCGGGTGCCCCCTGGTGGTGGGGGCCTGGCGCTCGGCTCAGCCCAGCCCTGCGGGGCATCTGAACTGCCTTTTACTCTTCACCCTGCACCTCTTGTCGCCCTGGGCTCTGTAGAAAAC from Eubalaena glacialis isolate mEubGla1 chromosome 10, mEubGla1.1.hap2.+ XY, whole genome shotgun sequence harbors:
- the C10H11orf96 gene encoding uncharacterized protein C11orf96 homolog, whose amino-acid sequence is MAAAKPGELVGICSSYQAVMPHFVCLADEFPQPVRPAKLSKGKGRLRRPRQSRFKTQPVTFDEIQEVEEEGVSPMEEEKAKKSFLQSLECLRRSTQSLSLQREQLGSCKLRNSLDSSDSDSAL